Proteins encoded by one window of Chryseobacterium aquaeductus:
- a CDS encoding LIC_10190 family membrane protein: MLLTLFSSIILIPTLFGWGKFLENMFKTAIYDGISGKILFGIFGISIHWTIIAFFIPLNLYVEIPTILIGLVIFFKEKLYFKLYQFSKKNNFLLAISVIVILFCSSFYPYILDHFGYYLPSIQWLREFGLVKGISNLDLVLGQMSIWHIFQAGFSNFADPFLRINAVLLIVYLIYVTEKKTWIQLCFLPFLLLFSQSPSPDLPVIIFSLIILNEIISNNKNTSLLFAFSVFVFAIKPTMIWLPILAFLYSTFVVKSHFKTLISGIFILLLFCLKNIWTFGYPVFPVSIIDFGFSWKPDQDLLQSSSKYAILKTFDNQYSYEEIQKFSTSDYIRKWIFLDGIKSFIHILFVLSLLIFIIFTIIKKNKIVTFICISLIIKSILVLVFSAQYRFFMDVFFVIIFVMLFTYFTKKKSIIVYSFLSLIFISFITFPNVVAHFIPSYRMSFFMGKFEWKQLYKPSTYEYKKFHSFKTGNLKFNVSKKYPFNFDTPIPAISESFIFDYQQSGIFPQLIDEKDISKGFFSKKMTLKEEKEIKKITEKIRNSYKK; encoded by the coding sequence ATGCTGTTAACTTTATTTTCTTCGATTATTCTAATTCCTACACTTTTCGGTTGGGGAAAATTCCTTGAAAATATGTTCAAGACTGCAATCTATGACGGTATTTCGGGTAAAATACTATTTGGGATTTTTGGCATTTCAATACATTGGACAATCATTGCATTTTTTATTCCGCTCAATTTATACGTTGAAATTCCTACAATTTTAATTGGGCTAGTCATTTTTTTTAAAGAAAAATTATACTTTAAATTATATCAATTTTCAAAGAAAAATAATTTCCTGTTGGCAATCAGCGTCATTGTGATTTTATTTTGCAGTTCATTTTATCCTTACATTTTAGATCATTTCGGCTATTATTTACCAAGCATACAATGGTTGAGAGAATTTGGTTTGGTAAAAGGAATTTCAAACCTAGATCTTGTTCTCGGACAAATGTCGATCTGGCATATTTTTCAGGCAGGATTTTCAAATTTTGCCGATCCATTTTTGCGAATAAACGCAGTATTGCTGATTGTTTATCTGATCTACGTTACCGAAAAAAAAACCTGGATTCAACTATGTTTTCTTCCCTTTTTATTGTTGTTTTCACAATCACCAAGTCCAGATTTGCCTGTGATTATTTTTTCATTAATTATTTTAAATGAAATTATATCAAACAACAAAAATACATCTCTCTTATTCGCATTTTCAGTTTTCGTATTTGCAATAAAACCTACGATGATTTGGTTACCTATTTTAGCTTTCCTCTACTCTACTTTCGTTGTTAAATCTCATTTTAAAACTTTAATTTCGGGCATATTTATCTTATTATTATTTTGTTTAAAAAACATCTGGACTTTCGGTTATCCTGTTTTTCCCGTTTCAATCATCGATTTTGGATTCAGCTGGAAACCTGATCAGGACTTATTACAATCTTCATCAAAATATGCCATTTTAAAGACCTTCGACAATCAATATTCTTACGAGGAAATTCAAAAATTCTCGACTTCAGATTATATTAGAAAATGGATTTTCTTAGATGGAATTAAATCTTTTATTCATATTTTATTTGTCTTAAGTTTACTTATTTTTATCATTTTTACTATTATTAAAAAAAATAAAATTGTCACTTTTATCTGCATTTCATTAATCATTAAAAGCATTTTAGTTTTAGTCTTTTCTGCACAATACAGATTTTTTATGGATGTTTTTTTTGTGATTATTTTTGTGATGCTTTTTACATATTTTACTAAAAAAAAATCAATCATCGTCTACTCTTTTTTAAGCTTAATTTTTATAAGTTTTATCACTTTTCCCAATGTCGTTGCTCATTTTATACCGAGTTACAGAATGTCATTTTTTATGGGAAAATTTGAATGGAAACAATTGTATAAGCCCTCAACGTATGAGTATAAAAAATTTCATTCTTTCAAAACCGGAAATTTGAAATTTAATGTTTCAAAAAAATATCCTTTTAATTTTGACACACCAATTCCGGCAATTTCTGAAAGTTTTATTTTTGATTATCAGCAATCAGGAATTTTCCCGCAATTGATTGATGAGAAAGACATCAGTAAAGGATTCTTCTCAAAAAAAATGACTTTGAAAGAAGAAAAAGAAATCAAAAAAATTACAGAAAAAATAAGAAATTCCTACAAAAAGTAA
- a CDS encoding glycine zipper domain-containing protein — protein MKNILLTGLVSVIVLTACKKDDQIAEKSLEQQKIEFQARQLEIEKQKLAIEKERFAYEAQKRSDSLAEVQKERTAAAAKPQVIRETRTIYRDNNSSSSNNSTANNSGSSSQGTTAKKGISEAAKGTAIGVVSGAALGAIVNKKNRGGGAVVGGIIGGATGYTLGRSQDRKSGRVQPK, from the coding sequence ATGAAAAATATATTGTTAACAGGATTAGTGTCGGTCATTGTACTGACGGCCTGTAAGAAAGACGATCAGATAGCAGAAAAATCTCTCGAACAACAAAAAATAGAATTTCAGGCAAGACAACTTGAGATTGAAAAACAAAAACTCGCTATTGAAAAAGAAAGATTTGCTTATGAAGCACAAAAACGAAGTGATAGTTTAGCAGAAGTTCAGAAAGAAAGAACAGCTGCAGCAGCAAAGCCTCAAGTCATTAGAGAAACTAGAACCATCTACAGAGACAACAATTCATCATCAAGCAATAACAGTACAGCCAACAACAGCGGAAGTTCTTCGCAAGGAACAACAGCGAAAAAAGGAATCAGTGAAGCTGCAAAAGGTACTGCAATTGGTGTAGTGAGTGGTGCAGCATTAGGTGCGATTGTTAACAAGAAGAATCGTGGTGGTGGTGCTGTAGTTGGTGGAATCATCGGTGGTGCTACAGGTTATACTCTAGGTAGATCACAAGACAGAAAAAGCGGGCGAGTTCAGCCAAAATAA
- a CDS encoding RDD family protein — MKKYLKIIQDNKASKGIRFANFIIDRIVVYVLFFLFGSFSYLIYELLNIEFFINVTNQLAQMNRFQDIIITLSVYLIYMFSIEYFTKGRSVGKYITGTKVIGTDGENPSFQEYLIRTVSRIVPFDGLSFFGFDGWHDAWSDTRVINIKNYNAATEVKSEIDMIGSKEIA; from the coding sequence ATGAAAAAATATCTAAAAATTATTCAGGACAATAAAGCTTCAAAAGGAATCAGATTTGCAAATTTTATCATCGACAGGATTGTTGTCTATGTTTTATTTTTTCTTTTCGGTTCTTTTTCTTATTTAATATATGAGCTGCTTAACATTGAATTTTTTATTAATGTAACTAATCAACTTGCGCAAATGAATAGATTTCAGGATATCATAATCACCTTATCTGTTTATCTAATTTACATGTTTTCGATCGAATATTTTACTAAAGGAAGATCAGTTGGTAAATATATTACAGGAACTAAAGTGATTGGCACTGATGGTGAAAATCCCAGTTTTCAGGAATATTTGATAAGAACGGTTTCCAGGATCGTACCTTTTGACGGTCTATCTTTTTTTGGCTTTGATGGTTGGCACGATGCATGGAGTGATACACGTGTAATAAATATTAAAAATTACAATGCTGCAACTGAAGTAAAAAGCGAAATAGATATGATTGGGAGTAAAGAAATCGCGTGA